The proteins below are encoded in one region of Xenopus laevis strain J_2021 chromosome 8L, Xenopus_laevis_v10.1, whole genome shotgun sequence:
- the snrpd2.L gene encoding small nuclear ribonucleoprotein D2 polypeptide L homeolog, translating to MSLLNKPKTEMTPEELQKREEEEFNTGPLSVLTQSVKNNTQVLINCRNNKKLLGRVKAFDRHCNMVLENVKEMWTEVPKSGKGKKKSKPVNKDRYISKMFLRGDSVIVVLRNPLLAGK from the exons AT gaGTCTCCTTAATAAGCCCAAAACTGAGATGACGCCCGAAGAGCTCCAAAAGCGAGAAGAGGAGGAGTTTAACACAGGGCCACTGTCTGTGCTTACACAGTCTGTGAAGAACAACACACAAGTCCTGATCAACTGTAGGAATAACAAAAAGTTGCTGGGCAGAGTGAAAGCCTTTGACAG ACACTGTAACATGGTACTGGAAAATGTCAAAGAAATGTGGACTGAAGTCCCTAAGAGTGGAAAGGGTAAAAAGAAGTCCAAACCAGTGAACAAAGACCGATATATCTCCAAGATGTTCCTCCGTGGAGACAGTGTCATTGTTGTTCTTCGGAATCCACTACTTGCTGGAAAGTGA
- the pglyrp1.L gene encoding peptidoglycan-recognition protein SC2 yields RTAMTTPVTYVIIHHTAGAACSSQSSCITQVKNIQNYHMNSNTWCDVGYSFLVGEDGNVYEGRGWTSVGAHAPNYNSDSIGISVMGTFTNINPNTAAQNAVKNLISCGVTKGYIKSAYILKGHRNVSATECPGNTFYNTIKTWPRFQA; encoded by the exons agGACTGCAATGACCACGCCTGTCACTTATGTGATCATCCATCACACTGCTGGGGCAGCTTGCTCAAGCCAGTCTTCATGTATAACTCAGGTCAAGAACATTCAGAACTATCACATGAATTCAAATACCTGGTGTGACGTTGGATACAG CTTCCTAGTTGGTGAGGATGGAAATGTATATGAGGGACGTGGCTGGACTTCCGTTGGTGCTCATGCACCTAATTACAACTCAGACTCCATTGGAATCAGTGTCATGGGAACATTCACTA ACATTAATCCCAATACTGCTGCTCAGAATGCAGTTAAAAACCTCATCAGTTGTGGAGTGACAAAAGGTTACATTAAGTCAGCTTACATTTTGAAAGGACATCGTAATGTGTCAGCAACTGAATGCCCTGGGAACACATTTTACAACACCATAAAAACTTGGCCCCGCTTCCAAGCTTGA